AGGCGGTGAAGCCTTTGTTCAGCGTGAACCTTACCGTCAGAGCGTCCAGCTTGCTGACGCTCTTCAGAACGCTTCCGGCCTCGCCTTTGTACCCGCCCAGCAGATCAGACCAGATTTCATAGGTCTTGCCCTGGTCGCGGAAACCCGCCTCCGCGTTCTTGTCCCACCAGCGGTTCACGTTGAAGACCACCGCGTCGGCGTTGAAGGGCGTGCCGTCATGAAATTTGACGCCGGGCCGCAGCTTGAACGTCCAGACTGTGGCGGTGCTGTTGGTCGTCCAGCTCAGCGCCAGCCCCGGCGTGGGCGTGCTGGTGCCGGGTTTGAAATTCACCAGTCGGTCATAGATCTGGGTCTGCACCTGCAAACTCGGATTGTCGGAGGCGTTGCCGGGATCGAGATTGACCGGCTCGCCAGGAGCGCCGTACACCAGCGTTCCGGCAGCCGAGGCAACAGGCAGCAGGGCGAGAAGCGACAGGGAAAGCAGGCGCGTGAACATGTGGGCATGGTAGGCCGGGAATCCGGGTCGCCCGGTGAGCCGAGACGCCTTTCGGCAGCGCCGGGCAGCGCAGTCGCGTGGGCCTCCTGGACGCTGCTTTGGCCTGCCAGCGCAGGAATTTGGCGGCAGGCTTGGTGAAGAAACGCTCCGTTCCGCACACCTGGTCAAACATTAAGCCTTCTCTCAGGGCAGGTATGCTGACTGTGCTTTCAGCTCGCACACTCGGCAACCCATGTTTTCAGCCCGCCTCTTCGACTGACCTGACGTGGAATCAGCCTGACCCGTCTCCAGCCCGATTCCCGCCCCGGAGGACACACATGCACACGGCCCTGACCACCGAACAGAACCTGCGCCGCCTGGAAAACCGCATCTTTGAACTGCGGGCCTGGAGAAACCGCGCCGCGCTCCCGTTTTCGCTCGACTTTACCTGGAGCGGCGGCAACACAACGCTGAAGGAAGGCGACGCCTGGCCCGCCCGCGAACTTCCGGTGGCGATGAGGGCGGCGGTGGAGGTGCCTGCCGAGTGGCAGGGGCAGCCGGTGGTGCTCGATCTGTCGGTGGGCGGCGAAGCGCTGCTGATGATCGGCGGTGTGGCGCGTGGCGGGCTGAATCCGTATCACAGTGAAGTCTGGGTGGAGGCCGCGCCCGCCGTGCTGGAGGTGCAGATCGAGGCGGTGCCGCGTGGCCTTTTCGGAACGCCCAATTACGCGCCGACCCTGGAACGCGCCCGACTTCTGAACCCCGATCCGCAGGTTCGCAGCCTGGTCGAAGACCTGATGGCCGCCCACGACGCCGCCGCGCAGCTGTGTGCGTCGGGCCGCCGCGAGATCGCGGATCTGCTGGTCGACGCACTCTCGGAGGTGGTCGCCGTGTTGCCGCTGCCACGCGGCGACGGCCCGGCCTTCCGCACACGGGTCTGGGAGGAACCCCGGCTGCGCTCCGAATTCACTGACCGCTGGGATGAATGGAATTTCGGCGGAGAGGCTGCGCCCTACCCCGATGAGCTGCGAACGGCGCTGGCAGAGGCAAAACTCGATCTGGAAGCCCGGCTGGACAGCATCCGCGCCCGCTATCCGGCGCAGGGAGAACTGGCCCTGACCGGACACGCGCATATCGATCTGGCGTGGCTGTGGCCGCTTCAGGAAACCCGCCGCAAAGCCCGCCGCACCTTCGCCACCGTGCTGAGCCTGATGGAGCGTTACCCGGATTTTACCTTCAACCAGTCGTCGGCCCAGACTTACGCCTTTGTCGAGCAGGACGATCCGGCGCTGTTTGAGCGCATTCGTGAGCGCGTAAAGGAGGGCCGCTGGGACGTGGTGGGCGGCATGTGGGTGGAACCCGACGGCAACCTGATCTCGGGCGAATCGTGGGCGCGGCAGCTGCTGTTCGGGCAGCGCTATTTCCAGAGCCGCTTCGGAAAGAGCGCCCGCGTGTGCTGGCTGCCCGACACCTTCGGATATGCCGCCAACCTGCCGCAGCTGCTTCAGGGCGCAGATATTCCGTATTTCTTCACCACCAAGCTGACCTGGAACGAAACCAACACCTTCCCCTACGACCTGTACCGCTGGGAGGCGCTCGACGGCACCTCGGTGGTGGCGCACAGTTTCCGCAATCCGGGGCAGGGCTATAACGGCGAGGTCAAGGCGCTCGACCTGATGCAGACGTGGAAGAACTTCGGCGGCAAGCGGCAGCACAACACTTCGCTGTTCAGTTTCGGCTGGGGCGACGGGGGCGGCGGCCCGACCTACGAGATGCTGGAGCGCTACGAGCGGGTGCGCGACTTTCCCGGCCTGCCGAAACTCGCCATGACGCGGGTGGCCGACTTCTACGACGGGGTGAAGCCGGATACCCTGCCCGTGTGGGTGGGCGAGCAGTATTTCGAGCTGCACCGGGGCACCTACACCACCCAGGCGAAGGTGAAGGAGCTGAACCGCGCTGCCGAACACGCCCTGAGCGACGCCGAAACCGCCGCGACGCTGGCACACCTCCTGCTGAAGCGCGAGTACCCACGCGGCGAATTTGCGGCGGCCTGGGAACAGCTGCTGCGCAACCAGTTTCACGACATCCTGCCCGGATCGAGCGTAAAGGCCGTATACGACGACGCGCACCGCGAACTGGGCGAAGCGAGGGACACCGGACGCTTCCAGCGTGACCGCGCCCTGCAACAGCTCAGCGACGCGCACGGCAGCGGCGAGCGGCTGGTGATCTGGAATCTGAGTTTCGATGATCGCCCGCTGTGGCTGCGGCTGCCGGGGCTGGGCGGCCTGAACCTGAGCGCCCCGGACGGCAGCGACGTACACACCGAAACGGTGGACGGAGCGCTGCTGGTAGCCGGAGCTGCCACCGTGCCTGGGCTGGGCTATCTATGCTTGCAGGTGACGCAGGGAGAGCTGCCGGAAGCGCCCACAGCGCTGACATCCGACCCTCTGACGCTGGAAAATGAGCATCTGCGGGTGGTAGTAAACCCAGACGGCAGCCTGCGTTCGCTGATTCACAAAGCGACGGGGCGCGAAACGCTGGCAGAGGCCGGGAATCAGCTGTGGCTGTATCCGGATGTTCCGCGTGAGTGGGAGGGCTGGGAACTGGACGCCTCGTATCCTCTGGGCGGCGAGCGGCTGTACGCTGCTGCCGTGCCCGAACGCCTGCCCGGCAAGCTGGAACAGGCGATCCGGGTGCGCTACGACACCCAGAAGAGTCAGGCGGTGGGGAGCGAGATCGTGCAGACCTACGTGCTGCACCAAGGCTCGCAGCGGCTGGATATCCGCACCGAGGTGCAGTGGAAGGGTCGCCGCCTGCTGCTCAGAACCCTGACGCCGCTGATGGTGCGGGCGGCCAGCGCCAGTTTTGAGACGGCGTTCGGCACGGTGCAGCGCAGCACGCACACCAACACTTCCTGGGACGCCGCGCAGTTCGAGGTGCCGGGCCACCGCTTCGCGGATCTGAGTGAGGCCGACTTCGGGATGAGCCTGCTGACTCAGAGCAAGTACGGGTACAGCGCCAAGGGCAACGTGCTGGGACTGAGCCTGCTGCGCGGCCCGCTGATGCCCGACCCGACTGCCGACGAGGGCGAACACGCCTTTACCTACGCGCTGTATCCACACGCCGGAGACTGGCGAAACGGCACGCTGCGCGAAGCCCACGACCTGAATGCCCCGCTGCGGGCGTATCACAGCACGGCGGCAGGCAACGGCGAGGCGTCGGCGCGGCTGCTGTCGGCGGGGCACGCGGCGCTGCGCCTGAGCGTTCTGAAGCTCAGCGAGGACGACGACGCGGCAGCGATTCTGCGGGTTTACGACGCCCACGGCACACGCGGCACGGTGAACCCGCAGGGGTTGGGAGCAGGGAAATGGACGCCCGTGAATCTGCTGGAACAGGACGCGCCGGGCAGCGATCTGAGTTTCACACCGTACCGGGTGGTCAGTCTGAAACGCAGGCTGGAAGGTTCTTCGGACTGACGCACAGCGCGAGGCACGCCGCCCAGCATCGGCGGTGTGCCTCACAGATTGGATGAGACAGCGGGGGGGCGAATTTCGGTTCTACGGACCGCATCCGCCCGGCCACCTGCGGCCCCCCATGCTGGCCGCAGGCTGAGGACGCTGGTTGCCCGCAGACAGCAGGCGCGACCCCTGGCCCTTTCAGTGTGCGCCTTTCGTGTCAGCGGCGCGAGAGGTCGCCGGGAAAGCGTCTCCTGCCCGCTTCCAACCTTTATTCGCTGCGTTCTTTCAGTTGCCCAGGTGCCGGGTGTACTGTGAAACCATGTCCGACTTCAGGAAGACGGAGACGCTGAAAAGC
This region of Deinococcus ruber genomic DNA includes:
- a CDS encoding alpha-mannosidase, whose protein sequence is MHTALTTEQNLRRLENRIFELRAWRNRAALPFSLDFTWSGGNTTLKEGDAWPARELPVAMRAAVEVPAEWQGQPVVLDLSVGGEALLMIGGVARGGLNPYHSEVWVEAAPAVLEVQIEAVPRGLFGTPNYAPTLERARLLNPDPQVRSLVEDLMAAHDAAAQLCASGRREIADLLVDALSEVVAVLPLPRGDGPAFRTRVWEEPRLRSEFTDRWDEWNFGGEAAPYPDELRTALAEAKLDLEARLDSIRARYPAQGELALTGHAHIDLAWLWPLQETRRKARRTFATVLSLMERYPDFTFNQSSAQTYAFVEQDDPALFERIRERVKEGRWDVVGGMWVEPDGNLISGESWARQLLFGQRYFQSRFGKSARVCWLPDTFGYAANLPQLLQGADIPYFFTTKLTWNETNTFPYDLYRWEALDGTSVVAHSFRNPGQGYNGEVKALDLMQTWKNFGGKRQHNTSLFSFGWGDGGGGPTYEMLERYERVRDFPGLPKLAMTRVADFYDGVKPDTLPVWVGEQYFELHRGTYTTQAKVKELNRAAEHALSDAETAATLAHLLLKREYPRGEFAAAWEQLLRNQFHDILPGSSVKAVYDDAHRELGEARDTGRFQRDRALQQLSDAHGSGERLVIWNLSFDDRPLWLRLPGLGGLNLSAPDGSDVHTETVDGALLVAGAATVPGLGYLCLQVTQGELPEAPTALTSDPLTLENEHLRVVVNPDGSLRSLIHKATGRETLAEAGNQLWLYPDVPREWEGWELDASYPLGGERLYAAAVPERLPGKLEQAIRVRYDTQKSQAVGSEIVQTYVLHQGSQRLDIRTEVQWKGRRLLLRTLTPLMVRAASASFETAFGTVQRSTHTNTSWDAAQFEVPGHRFADLSEADFGMSLLTQSKYGYSAKGNVLGLSLLRGPLMPDPTADEGEHAFTYALYPHAGDWRNGTLREAHDLNAPLRAYHSTAAGNGEASARLLSAGHAALRLSVLKLSEDDDAAAILRVYDAHGTRGTVNPQGLGAGKWTPVNLLEQDAPGSDLSFTPYRVVSLKRRLEGSSD